ACCAGAAAGCAGTCCCGATTGATCGGGACTGCTTCCAGTCGAGTCGTTCTTTGGGCCCGAATTATTTAACTGATTAGGATTACGCGAAAACCCCGTCGCGTACCCGTTCTCATCAAACATCACTTTAACGACCGACGGATTCAAAACGTCCGCGGCGTCATTAATCGGTTCCCAGGTGGTGGAAATTTGCGCCTGCGGATCTTCGATCAGCGCATTCACGGCGCGGTTGATTGTCTCGGGATCGATGAGCGGTTCATCTCCCTGAACGTTGACGATGATGTCTGCGCTCAGATTATGTGCAACTTCGGCGATTCGATCAGTGCCGCTCAAATGATCCGCGCGAGTAATCACGGCATCAAAGCCGGCCGCGCTAACGGCATCGACTATTCGGGGATCGTCTGTCGCGACGATTGTGCGCGAAATAGACGACGCCGCGCGCGCGCGTTCGGCGACCCACACGACCAGCGGTTTTCCGGCAATGTCGAGCAAAGGCTTTCCCGGAAGACGCGTAGAACTATAGCGAGCGGGGATTACTGCGACGGCTTTTAGTTGGGATTTGGAACCCGTGTGAATCACGGGATTACACGTTAACAAGTTTCGCGGACGGCGGCAAGGCCAAGCCGAGCGGGGCTATGCCGCTCAACTAGCTGCGAGGGCGAAACTCCCGCAACAGCCAGTTGGTCGCCTCCTCGCCTTCGGCAATGAAGAAACCCTTCTTGTCGTAGATTCGCAGAAACGGAACGGAATTGACCCGGTAACGATCTGCAATCGGGGTATTCCAATCGCCGATATCCAGAAACAGGACCTGCGTGTTTGGATCGTCACGATTGATTCTTGCTAACACCGGACTCAGTTCACGACACGCGGGACACCAATCTGCGTAGAAGTAAGCGATGCTTACGCGCCCGTTTCTTAGATAAGAACTGAAATCAAAATCCTCCCCAGGACTGTTGAGAGCGCTGGATGAAGGCTTCGGCGCCGAGCTGGTCGAAATTTCTGAAGGTTCGGGATCGGTGTTTGGATTGTGTTCAATGGAGCGATCTGAGGCGGTGACTGGAACTGGATCTGAGTTACTCGACCTGCGGGCTTCGCTGCCGCTCGCGGGTGGCCCGGTGCTGATATTGAGCGCCAGGACGGCTGCTAAGACCAAAACAGCAAGCAGGAGAGAAATACGAATGGGGTTAATCTGCGACACTGTCTTAACGATGCGAAGGCTGATGTAAGAGGAGTGGGCGTCTGAAGCTGCCTCAGAAGAGGAAGCAATTTGAACCTATCACCCGAAAAAGCGAGGCGTCAAGAAAAAAGTCTATCCGCAGATTGCGCAGATTTCACAGATTAAGAAAAAGTGCATAAGAGGGCGAAAAGCATAGAATTATACCCGCGGCTTTGCCCAAAAAGACGGCAACCTAATAGTCGAAGAGTCCCAGCGAACTAATAGTCGAGCTGCGAAGCAGCGGTCATAGTTAAGCCCAAGGCGAAGCTCTGCGAGCCTTGGGTAACCTGTTTTTTAGATCAACCGAGCCCGCGAAGCGGGCGAGAGAGATTTTTGGAGCACCGTGCTGGAGGGTCGGCCTGCAGCTTCAAAGCCTGACCCTCAGCGCGCTTATCGGTCGCGGCTCCGCCGCTCCAAACGATTGTGCGCACCGGTTACCCAAGGCTCGCTTCGCCTTGGGCTTAACTACCTGCACTGCTCCGAGCTCGATGTGTATTGTGGGTCACACGTTCCGTGATGAGCCTGCGATTACGACACCGAAGACTTTCTTGGGCAAAGCCGAACCCGCTAAACGAGCTGAAACGCCGACCACTTGAATCTGCCGACTATTGCTTCTCGCTAATCAAGAACGTGGGAACCATACCGCCGCCGGCCGTGACGTTGGCGAGTTCGTTGGAAGAGAGACGCGTGAACGCGGAGCCGACTTTGCCATTGAAGAGCATCGGATCCAGATCCACCAGCTGTTCGACAAACTTTACTTCGCCGTCCTCGGTCAGCGCCGGAAAGACTTCGCGCGCAGTGGGCACGCGCTCTTGCACGAGATAGTCGCCGTTGCCGAGTGCGCTCCGAATCGCTTCATTCCAGCCGATTTCGTCGATGTTCCAACCGATGTAGATTCCGTGGCCGCCGTAATCGTCGTTCGGCTTTAGGACCAGCCGATCACGTCGTTCGCTGATGAACTGGAGCAGATCGATTTCCTCGCCTTTATAATCCGATTTGCCCGCGCGCACCTGACGCGTCCAGGGAACATGAGCGGAGATCGCTTCACGCTCTTCCGCACTGAAAAGCCGCGCGTAACGCGCGTCCGTCAGCACGGCAAACAGGGCCTTCTTGTGAATGACTTTCGACCGAAAGCTGTTCACCATACAAATCGCGCCCGCCCGATAGGCATCGAGCAGCGCCGGATGCTTGTTCATGATCGGCAGGTACTCGTTAACGAGCAGCCGCTTGTAAACGATGTCGATCTCGAAATCTCCCGTGCGCAGCCGGCCATTCGCAAACTCGAGTTCATCGGGCGAAGCGATGACAGACGGATAGCCTTGCGCTTCAAAGTATTCTCGAAACAGCTCGAACTCTTTGAGCGTGGGCAGGTCCTTCAGATCGACGATGGCGATCTGCGGAGGG
The nucleotide sequence above comes from Pyrinomonadaceae bacterium. Encoded proteins:
- a CDS encoding thioredoxin family protein; protein product: MVLAAVLALNISTGPPASGSEARRSSNSDPVPVTASDRSIEHNPNTDPEPSEISTSSAPKPSSSALNSPGEDFDFSSYLRNGRVSIAYFYADWCPACRELSPVLARINRDDPNTQVLFLDIGDWNTPIADRYRVNSVPFLRIYDKKGFFIAEGEEATNWLLREFRPRS
- the kdsB gene encoding 3-deoxy-manno-octulosonate cytidylyltransferase codes for the protein MIHTGSKSQLKAVAVIPARYSSTRLPGKPLLDIAGKPLVVWVAERARAASSISRTIVATDDPRIVDAVSAAGFDAVITRADHLSGTDRIAEVAHNLSADIIVNVQGDEPLIDPETINRAVNALIEDPQAQISTTWEPINDAADVLNPSVVKVMFDENGYATGFSRNPNQLNNSGPKNDSTGSSPDQSGLLSGFRKHTGLYAYRRDFLLKFARWPASESETRESLEQLRALDHGVKIKVVEAASPSIGVDTPEDLERVRAMMLGTHASGVPV